One region of Yersinia bercovieri ATCC 43970 genomic DNA includes:
- the nudK gene encoding GDP-mannose pyrophosphatase NudK, producing MSVKIENIQCEVLSKNWFKLHKYTFDLKADDGTTVQQIREVYDRGNGATILLYNREKGTVVLINQFRMPTYVNGNPTGMLLETCAGLLDNDSPEECIRREAMEETGYQIDKVQKLFEAYMSPGGVTEIIYFFAAQYHADQKVTDNVGVEDEVIDVVELPFSEALAMIADGRIKDGKTIMLLQYAQIQGFFN from the coding sequence ATGTCAGTTAAAATTGAAAATATTCAGTGTGAAGTGTTATCCAAAAATTGGTTTAAATTACATAAATATACCTTTGATTTAAAAGCTGATGATGGCACCACAGTGCAACAGATTCGCGAAGTCTATGACCGGGGTAATGGCGCGACCATTCTGCTGTATAACCGTGAAAAGGGCACAGTAGTACTGATAAACCAATTCCGTATGCCCACCTATGTTAATGGTAATCCTACTGGCATGTTATTAGAGACCTGCGCAGGGTTATTGGATAATGACTCACCGGAAGAGTGTATTCGCCGTGAAGCCATGGAGGAGACCGGCTATCAGATTGATAAAGTGCAAAAGTTGTTTGAAGCCTATATGTCACCGGGTGGCGTGACTGAAATTATCTATTTCTTTGCTGCGCAATATCATGCGGATCAGAAAGTCACTGATAATGTTGGTGTAGAAGATGAGGTGATTGATGTGGTTGAACTGCCCTTCAGCGAGGCGCTGGCGATGATTGCCGATGGTCGGATTAAAGATGGCAAAACTATCATGCTGTTACAATATGCCCAAATCCAGGGCTTTTTTAACTAA
- a CDS encoding type II toxin-antitoxin system RelE family toxin — MIYPVKFREEALKEWHKLDKTIQQQFAKKLKKCSDNPHIESARLRGMKNCYKIKLRSSGFRLVYEVIDDILIIAVVAVGKRERNEVYQLASDRLR; from the coding sequence ATGATTTATCCCGTTAAATTCAGAGAAGAAGCGCTAAAGGAGTGGCACAAACTGGATAAGACGATACAGCAGCAGTTTGCCAAGAAATTAAAAAAATGCAGCGATAATCCGCATATTGAAAGCGCAAGACTGCGCGGCATGAAAAATTGCTACAAAATTAAATTACGATCTTCTGGATTTAGATTAGTGTATGAAGTTATCGATGATATTTTGATTATTGCAGTGGTTGCCGTAGGAAAAAGAGAGCGCAATGAAGTTTATCAACTTGCAAGTGATAGATTACGCTAA
- a CDS encoding type II toxin-antitoxin system Phd/YefM family antitoxin yields MPSVILTDTSASVSELKKNPMATVNAGAGFPVAILNRNQPAFYCVPAELYEQIMDALDDHELAKLVNERRNQSLHDIDLDSYL; encoded by the coding sequence ATGCCAAGTGTGATTTTGACTGATACCAGCGCCAGTGTGAGTGAACTGAAGAAAAATCCAATGGCAACGGTCAATGCTGGCGCGGGATTTCCTGTTGCCATTCTCAACCGCAATCAACCCGCTTTCTATTGCGTCCCCGCCGAACTTTACGAACAAATAATGGATGCACTCGATGATCATGAGCTAGCAAAACTGGTCAATGAGCGCCGTAATCAATCGTTGCATGATATCGATCTGGACAGCTATTTATGA
- the napC gene encoding cytochrome c-type protein NapC, producing MSETKKPGVIRRIWQWWRRPSRLALGTLLLIGFVSGIIFWGGFNTGMEMANTEKFCISCHEMKDNVYQEYMGTIHYSNRSGVKATCPDCHVPHEWGPKMVRKIKASKELYAKTIGLINTPQKFEAHRLAMAENEWARMKANGSQECRNCHNFDNMDFTAQKTVAAKMHSKAITEGKSCIDCHKGIAHKLPDMKDVPTGF from the coding sequence ATGAGTGAAACTAAAAAGCCCGGTGTGATCCGACGGATATGGCAGTGGTGGCGTCGGCCAAGCCGACTGGCGCTAGGGACTTTACTGCTGATTGGCTTTGTCAGTGGCATCATTTTCTGGGGCGGTTTTAATACCGGCATGGAGATGGCGAATACCGAAAAATTCTGTATTAGCTGCCATGAAATGAAAGATAACGTCTATCAGGAGTACATGGGAACCATCCACTACAGCAACCGCAGTGGTGTAAAGGCGACCTGCCCTGATTGTCACGTGCCCCATGAGTGGGGGCCAAAAATGGTGCGCAAGATCAAGGCCAGTAAAGAGCTGTATGCCAAGACCATTGGCTTGATCAATACGCCGCAGAAGTTTGAGGCCCATCGTCTGGCCATGGCCGAAAATGAGTGGGCGCGCATGAAAGCCAATGGTTCGCAAGAGTGCCGAAATTGCCATAATTTCGACAATATGGATTTCACCGCGCAAAAAACTGTGGCGGCGAAGATGCACAGTAAAGCCATCACTGAAGGCAAGAGCTGTATCGACTGCCATAAAGGCATTGCCCATAAGTTGCCGGATATGAAGGATGTCCCAACCGGGTTTTAA
- the napB gene encoding nitrate reductase cytochrome c-type subunit, translated as MNSTMFKSLNRRFLAIISLLAVLVVTGAVNAANNVEMDLSQSPEVSGSAAGKVTMPRQQQRMALNYVNQPPMVPHSVDGYQISKNTNRCLQCHGVEHYRTTGAPRVSPTHFIDRDGRVSSEVSPRRYFCLQCHVPQTDAAPIVGNSFQPAPGFGQ; from the coding sequence ATGAATAGCACAATGTTTAAATCACTAAACCGCCGATTTTTGGCAATCATATCGCTGCTGGCGGTACTGGTGGTCACCGGCGCGGTCAATGCGGCCAACAATGTTGAAATGGACTTAAGCCAATCACCGGAGGTCTCAGGGAGTGCGGCAGGCAAGGTGACAATGCCGAGACAGCAACAGCGGATGGCGCTGAACTATGTTAACCAGCCGCCAATGGTCCCCCATAGTGTGGATGGTTATCAAATCAGCAAAAATACCAACCGCTGCCTGCAATGCCACGGCGTTGAGCACTATCGAACCACCGGCGCACCACGGGTTAGCCCGACCCACTTTATTGACCGCGATGGTCGAGTGTCGAGTGAAGTCTCGCCACGTCGCTATTTCTGCCTGCAATGCCATGTGCCACAAACCGATGCCGCACCTATTGTCGGTAACAGCTTCCAACCAGCCCCTGGCTTTGGTCAATAA
- the napA gene encoding nitrate reductase catalytic subunit NapA has translation MKLSRRDFMKANAAVAAAAAAGLTIPTVAKAVVGETSNAIKWDKAPCRFCGTGCGVLVGTQNGRIVASQGDPDSPVNRGLNCVKGYFLPKIMYGKDRLTQPLLRMKEGQYDKEGDFTPISWEKAFDIMELKFKNALKEKGPTAVGMFGSGQWTVWEGYAASKLLKAGFRSNNLDPNARHCMASSVVGFMRTFGMDEPMGCYDDIEEADAFVLWGSNMAEMHPVLWSRMTSRRLTNENVRIAVLSTYEHRSFELADNPMVFTPQTDLAIMNYIANYIIQNNAVDQGFLDRHVNFRRGATDIGYGLRPTHPLEKAAKNPGSDASEPMSFDDFKAFVAEYTVEKAAKMSGVPEDQLESLAQLYADPKVKLVSYWTMGFNQHTRGVWANNMCYNLHLLTGKISKPGSGPFSLTGQPSACGTAREVGTFSHRLPADMVVTNEKHRQIAETKWQLPAGTIPEKVGLHAVAQDRALKDGTLNAYWVMCNNNMQAGPNINEDRMPGWRDPRNFIVVSDPYPTISALSADLILPTAMWVEKEGAYGNAERRTQFWRQQVPAPGEAKSDLWQMVEFAKRFKVEEVWPAELVNKKPEYRGKTLYEVLFANDVVSKYPLSEIPADQLNDEARDFGFYIQKGLFEEYADFGRGHGHDLAPFDRYHQERGLRWPVVNGKETLWRYREGFDPFVPKGEEVRFYGKPDGKAVIFALPYEPAAESPDEEYDLWLSTGRVLEHWHTGSMTRRVPELHRAFPEAVLFIHPLDAKKRGLHRGDKVKVISRRGELISLVETRGRNRPPEGLVYMPFFDAAQLVNNLTLDATDPLSKETDFKKCAVKLARVVA, from the coding sequence ATGAAACTCAGTCGCCGGGATTTTATGAAGGCCAATGCTGCGGTTGCCGCAGCTGCCGCAGCCGGATTGACCATACCCACAGTCGCTAAGGCTGTGGTGGGTGAGACATCAAACGCAATAAAGTGGGATAAAGCACCTTGCCGATTCTGCGGTACTGGCTGCGGTGTTTTGGTCGGCACGCAAAATGGTCGCATCGTGGCATCGCAAGGTGATCCGGACTCACCGGTCAACCGTGGGTTGAACTGCGTGAAAGGCTATTTCCTGCCAAAAATCATGTACGGCAAAGACCGTCTGACCCAGCCGCTGCTGCGGATGAAAGAGGGGCAGTATGATAAAGAGGGCGATTTCACCCCAATTAGTTGGGAAAAAGCCTTTGATATCATGGAGCTGAAATTCAAAAATGCGTTGAAAGAGAAAGGCCCGACGGCTGTTGGCATGTTTGGCTCCGGCCAATGGACGGTGTGGGAGGGCTACGCCGCCTCGAAATTACTGAAAGCGGGCTTCCGCTCCAACAACCTGGACCCCAATGCCCGCCACTGTATGGCCTCTTCCGTGGTGGGCTTTATGCGCACCTTCGGCATGGATGAGCCAATGGGTTGCTACGATGATATTGAAGAAGCAGATGCTTTCGTGCTCTGGGGCTCCAATATGGCGGAGATGCACCCGGTTTTATGGTCGCGCATGACCAGCCGCCGCCTGACCAATGAAAATGTCCGAATTGCCGTCCTCTCGACCTATGAGCACCGCAGCTTTGAACTGGCTGATAACCCGATGGTCTTCACCCCGCAGACCGATCTGGCGATCATGAATTACATCGCCAATTACATCATCCAAAACAATGCTGTTGATCAGGGCTTCCTTGACCGCCATGTGAATTTCCGTCGTGGTGCCACTGATATTGGCTATGGTTTACGACCAACCCATCCACTGGAAAAAGCGGCGAAAAATCCGGGTAGTGATGCTTCCGAGCCAATGAGTTTTGATGATTTCAAAGCTTTCGTCGCCGAATATACAGTCGAAAAAGCCGCTAAAATGAGCGGCGTGCCGGAAGACCAATTGGAGTCACTGGCGCAGCTGTATGCTGATCCGAAAGTGAAACTGGTCTCCTACTGGACGATGGGCTTCAACCAGCACACCCGTGGTGTCTGGGCCAACAACATGTGCTACAACCTGCATCTGTTAACCGGCAAGATCTCCAAACCGGGTTCTGGCCCCTTCTCCCTGACCGGCCAGCCATCGGCTTGCGGCACCGCACGCGAAGTGGGAACCTTCTCCCACCGCTTGCCCGCAGACATGGTGGTGACCAACGAAAAACATCGCCAGATTGCCGAAACCAAATGGCAACTGCCTGCCGGGACTATCCCCGAAAAAGTGGGCCTACATGCGGTAGCACAAGACCGGGCGCTGAAAGATGGCACCCTCAATGCCTACTGGGTGATGTGCAATAACAACATGCAGGCTGGCCCGAATATCAACGAAGATCGTATGCCAGGCTGGCGTGATCCGCGCAACTTTATTGTGGTGTCTGACCCCTATCCGACCATCAGTGCACTGTCGGCTGACCTTATCTTGCCGACGGCGATGTGGGTCGAGAAAGAGGGCGCTTACGGTAATGCCGAACGCCGCACTCAGTTCTGGCGTCAGCAAGTCCCGGCACCGGGCGAAGCAAAATCTGATTTGTGGCAGATGGTTGAGTTCGCCAAACGCTTTAAAGTTGAAGAGGTGTGGCCGGCTGAGCTGGTTAACAAGAAGCCGGAATATCGCGGTAAAACGCTGTATGAGGTGCTGTTTGCCAACGATGTGGTGAGCAAATACCCGCTGAGTGAAATCCCCGCCGATCAACTGAATGACGAAGCGCGCGATTTCGGTTTCTACATCCAGAAAGGGCTATTTGAGGAGTATGCCGATTTTGGTCGCGGTCACGGCCACGATTTAGCCCCATTCGATCGTTATCACCAAGAGCGCGGTCTGCGCTGGCCGGTGGTCAATGGTAAAGAGACACTTTGGCGCTACCGCGAAGGTTTCGATCCCTTCGTGCCGAAAGGCGAGGAGGTGCGCTTCTATGGCAAACCGGATGGTAAAGCGGTGATCTTTGCCCTGCCTTACGAACCCGCCGCTGAAAGCCCGGATGAAGAGTATGACCTGTGGCTCTCTACCGGCCGGGTGCTGGAGCACTGGCATACCGGTTCCATGACCCGCCGCGTACCTGAGTTACACCGCGCCTTCCCTGAAGCGGTGCTATTCATTCACCCACTGGATGCCAAAAAGCGTGGTTTACACCGTGGCGACAAGGTGAAAGTGATTTCACGCCGTGGTGAACTTATCTCCCTGGTGGAGACCCGAGGCCGCAACCGCCCACCAGAAGGGCTGGTGTATATGCCGTTCTTTGATGCGGCACAACTGGTGAATAACCTGACGCTGGATGCCACCGATCCACTATCCAAAGAGACAGACTTCAAGAAATGCGCAGTGAAATTGGCGCGGGTCGTGGCGTGA
- the napD gene encoding chaperone NapD has product MDNKEWHVCGLVLQAKPARFAQLIDSLLAIPGTEIPTSDAAQGKLVVVMQAARSDVLLNYIESARNLDGVLAVSLVYHQQDSQGEEMP; this is encoded by the coding sequence ATGGACAATAAAGAGTGGCATGTCTGCGGATTGGTATTGCAAGCCAAACCGGCGCGATTTGCGCAATTGATTGACAGCTTGCTGGCGATCCCGGGCACTGAAATACCCACCAGTGATGCCGCGCAAGGCAAACTGGTGGTGGTCATGCAGGCGGCGCGCTCAGACGTGCTCCTGAATTATATTGAGTCAGCACGTAATCTGGATGGTGTGCTGGCTGTATCGCTGGTGTATCACCAGCAGGATAGCCAAGGTGAGGAAATGCCATGA
- the napF gene encoding ferredoxin-type protein NapF has translation MTDLSRRKLLTGLWRADRQHSSVIRPPWSVMEADFIAGCTRCHACVAACETGVLIAGSGGFPEIDFQRAECSFCQACVRACEADVFTATERAAWSLNINISDRCLPFHNIECRSCQDSCETRAIKFRPRLNGIAQPELDLPACTGCGACVPGCPVQAVTLTRSDDGQ, from the coding sequence ATGACTGATTTATCGCGGCGTAAATTACTGACCGGCCTTTGGCGAGCGGATAGGCAACACTCCTCTGTTATACGCCCCCCCTGGTCGGTGATGGAGGCTGATTTTATTGCGGGTTGTACCCGATGCCATGCCTGTGTTGCCGCCTGTGAAACCGGCGTATTGATCGCGGGCAGTGGTGGATTCCCCGAAATAGATTTTCAGCGTGCCGAATGCAGCTTTTGCCAGGCCTGCGTGCGGGCATGTGAAGCCGATGTTTTTACCGCAACAGAACGGGCAGCCTGGTCACTTAACATCAACATATCAGACCGCTGTTTGCCTTTTCACAATATTGAGTGCCGTAGTTGTCAGGATAGCTGTGAAACGCGAGCGATTAAGTTTCGCCCGCGCTTGAATGGCATTGCTCAGCCCGAATTAGATTTACCAGCCTGTACTGGCTGCGGTGCCTGTGTGCCCGGCTGCCCAGTTCAAGCCGTAACCCTCACCCGGAGTGATGATGGACAATAA